One window of Terriglobales bacterium genomic DNA carries:
- a CDS encoding Rne/Rng family ribonuclease translates to MAKELFISTTPHETKVAVVEDEQLTEIYFERENEYTLAGSIYKGRVTRVLPGMQSAFVDIGLERDAFLYVTDFLEEQEDQEDFEQVVNRAHSDAQPELPRPQAQPAQLIEEDAAEPADSHSDGADQAQTDTSQFDRGPRRWRGRRGRRRGRGGFQDQSGPQTSAQPVPSGEEAPRASESADDEPILLPGESLSKYRQAEKTESAEQPPSAPPSRQEPEGRESTLVSTAPVERTFAPRPESTGPMQVLPGESISKYRSRGPEEAETEPAIREPYPIRERSFGRGQSRWERPSRRPERDATAPEPTPSGPPVLALPGESLAKYRGKEEAPVSASQSSHEIHSGTVVPPNVNDMEAAHRDNSGAANVSHSSAEQSGVEERVEHVFDVERRPHEAPPFERGTHEDSRSERAKSVNEPESAEQEQENASVPHEFGAGVLEEEVIDEEESELTPFGEHPDEDIYEELEEETLDAENAEQLVEAVREAHANQRLGLQQGDQSEGEERAAGEGGEGFIPEEESHDHSEQMEAADLEDANYQHADEIGAEEQDEDQETEGLKEEGRAELRAPANTAAFQQRVERPERSQQDRFRRGGRRGRPMRGRRNIQRESQPTISDLLKEGQEILVQIAKEPMAKKGARITSHIALPGRFLVYMPTVNHVGVSRKIGSDEERQRLKRVLISEKGNAHGGFIVRTAAAGASEEDLRSDLRFLINLWNDIKSRAESGKAPALIYHDLNLVERILRDQVTANFTNIWADSEQEYERIVRFLGRFQPAMVRRAKLYTKDTPLFEQFGIQEEINNALKSKVWLKSGGYIVINQTEALVAIDINTGKYVGKTMRLEDTIVKTNIDAIKEIVRQIRLRDLGGIIVIDFIDMDERKNRQKVMQALEEALKNDRAPSKVLQFNDFGLVAITRKRVKQSLERTLSTSCTYCTGTGMIKSVQTVCNEIYVEMRKMARQMERHDVMLRVNPEVVKALKANNARWLQEMEELAGKTIIVKSDPVLHQEQFDIN, encoded by the coding sequence ATGGCGAAAGAGCTTTTCATTTCGACTACCCCGCACGAAACCAAGGTTGCGGTGGTAGAAGACGAACAACTTACCGAAATCTATTTTGAGCGTGAGAATGAGTACACGCTCGCTGGCTCCATCTATAAAGGCCGCGTCACGCGGGTCCTGCCGGGAATGCAGTCTGCATTCGTCGACATCGGGCTCGAGCGCGACGCCTTTCTTTACGTCACCGACTTCCTCGAAGAACAGGAAGATCAGGAAGACTTTGAGCAAGTAGTAAATCGCGCGCATTCTGACGCGCAACCGGAGTTGCCGCGTCCACAAGCGCAACCGGCGCAGTTGATTGAAGAAGATGCGGCCGAGCCGGCAGACTCACATTCTGACGGCGCTGATCAGGCGCAAACGGATACCTCGCAATTCGATCGTGGTCCCCGCCGCTGGCGGGGACGTCGCGGTCGCCGTCGCGGTCGTGGCGGATTTCAAGACCAAAGTGGGCCGCAAACCTCTGCCCAGCCAGTGCCGTCCGGTGAAGAGGCTCCGCGGGCATCCGAGAGTGCCGACGACGAGCCGATTCTTCTACCCGGAGAGTCGCTGTCCAAGTACCGCCAGGCGGAAAAAACGGAGTCCGCCGAGCAACCTCCCTCTGCGCCTCCAAGTCGACAAGAGCCTGAGGGCCGAGAATCTACCCTTGTGAGCACAGCTCCTGTAGAGCGAACCTTCGCTCCACGTCCGGAAAGCACAGGACCGATGCAGGTGCTTCCCGGCGAGTCCATTTCCAAATATCGCAGTCGCGGTCCTGAAGAGGCTGAGACAGAGCCGGCTATTCGCGAGCCATATCCAATCCGGGAACGTTCGTTTGGTAGAGGCCAATCCCGCTGGGAACGTCCGAGCCGCCGACCCGAGCGTGACGCCACTGCGCCGGAACCCACACCTTCCGGTCCTCCGGTATTGGCTCTGCCCGGTGAATCGCTCGCGAAGTATCGCGGCAAAGAAGAAGCACCGGTGAGCGCGTCGCAGTCGTCGCATGAAATCCACTCTGGGACCGTCGTGCCCCCCAACGTGAACGATATGGAAGCCGCGCATAGAGACAATTCCGGCGCGGCGAACGTTTCGCACTCCTCTGCCGAACAGAGCGGAGTTGAAGAGCGGGTAGAGCACGTATTCGACGTCGAGCGACGGCCGCACGAGGCGCCTCCATTCGAGCGCGGAACGCATGAAGACAGCCGTTCGGAGCGCGCGAAGTCTGTCAACGAACCGGAGTCAGCGGAGCAGGAGCAGGAGAATGCCTCGGTTCCCCACGAATTCGGCGCAGGCGTACTCGAAGAAGAAGTCATCGACGAGGAGGAGAGCGAGCTAACACCGTTTGGCGAGCACCCCGACGAAGACATCTACGAGGAACTCGAAGAGGAGACGCTAGACGCTGAGAACGCCGAGCAACTAGTCGAGGCAGTGCGCGAAGCACACGCCAACCAGCGCCTCGGACTGCAGCAAGGCGACCAGTCAGAGGGCGAAGAGCGCGCTGCCGGAGAAGGAGGCGAAGGCTTCATCCCCGAAGAGGAATCTCACGATCACTCTGAGCAGATGGAAGCAGCCGATCTGGAAGACGCGAACTACCAGCACGCCGATGAGATTGGCGCTGAAGAACAAGACGAAGACCAAGAGACTGAAGGCTTGAAAGAAGAAGGCCGCGCGGAGCTGAGAGCGCCCGCCAATACAGCAGCGTTCCAGCAGCGAGTGGAACGGCCCGAACGAAGTCAGCAGGATCGTTTCCGCCGCGGAGGACGCCGTGGACGCCCCATGCGCGGACGCCGCAACATCCAGCGAGAATCCCAGCCCACCATCAGCGACCTGCTGAAAGAAGGCCAGGAAATTCTGGTTCAAATCGCAAAAGAGCCCATGGCGAAAAAGGGCGCACGCATCACCAGCCATATCGCGCTCCCCGGACGCTTCCTCGTGTACATGCCCACGGTGAACCACGTCGGCGTGTCGCGCAAGATCGGATCGGACGAGGAGCGCCAGAGACTGAAGCGCGTCCTCATCAGCGAAAAAGGAAACGCGCACGGTGGCTTCATCGTTCGCACGGCCGCGGCCGGAGCCAGCGAAGAAGACCTCCGCTCCGACCTGCGTTTTCTGATCAATCTATGGAACGACATTAAGTCGCGAGCGGAGAGCGGCAAGGCACCTGCACTGATCTATCACGATCTCAATCTGGTCGAGCGCATCCTGCGCGACCAGGTCACCGCCAACTTCACCAACATCTGGGCGGATAGCGAGCAGGAGTACGAGCGTATCGTGCGCTTCCTTGGCCGCTTCCAGCCAGCGATGGTGCGCCGCGCCAAGCTCTACACCAAGGACACGCCGCTGTTCGAGCAATTCGGCATTCAGGAAGAGATCAACAACGCGCTCAAGTCAAAGGTCTGGCTGAAGAGTGGCGGCTACATCGTCATCAATCAAACCGAAGCGCTCGTGGCGATCGACATTAACACCGGCAAGTACGTCGGCAAGACGATGCGACTCGAAGACACGATAGTGAAAACGAACATCGATGCCATCAAGGAGATCGTGCGCCAGATACGTCTGCGCGACCTTGGCGGCATTATCGTCATCGACTTTATCGATATGGACGAGCGCAAGAACCGGCAGAAAGTCATGCAGGCACTGGAGGAAGCGCTTAAGAACGATCGCGCGCCATCGAAGGTCCTGCAATTCAACGATTTCGGACTGGTGGCCATTACCCGCAAGCGCGTCAAGCAATCGCTGGAGCGCACGCTCTCAACCTCATGCACATACTGCACCGGCACCGGCATGATCAAAAGCGTCCAGACCGTCTGCAACGAGATCTACGTCGAGATGCGGAAAATGGCCCGGCAGATGGAGCGGCATGACGTAATGCTGCGCGTGAATCCCGAAGTGGTGAAAGCGCTAAAAGCAAACAACGCCCGCTGGCTGCAGGAGATGGAAGAGCTGGCCGGCAAGACGATCATCGTGAAGAGCGATCCTGTGCTGCACCAGGAGCAGTTCGACATCAATTGA
- the rodA gene encoding rod shape-determining protein RodA: protein MRRFISFRDFDWVLLAFVLIISGIGVLEIYSATRQTKFIGFQQKQIYWIIAGLFLMFLVSMVNYQALLENVHWFYGASILSLVAVAVIGARVLGAKRWIKLPGGQHFQPSEWIKIVLILALAKYFSDLAGREVTLRDIVKSFLIAGIPMAMVLKQPDLGTALTYVPVLICALFLGGIKVKHAVGILLLGTVMIYPVWRWGLKPYQKARLTSFSEPEADPRGSGYQIQQSLIAVGSGGLTGKGALKGSQTQGAFIPIPYTDFIFAAYAEEHGFVGCLIVLLLYFIVLMRLIQNAQTAPDRAGTLIIMGVVAVLVFHILVNVGMVVGFMPVTGIPLPLMSYGGSSVLFTFLALGIVNNIRMRRFVN, encoded by the coding sequence ATGCGTCGCTTTATCTCATTTCGCGATTTTGACTGGGTGCTGCTCGCCTTTGTACTCATTATCTCCGGTATTGGCGTGCTTGAAATCTATAGCGCTACCCGGCAGACAAAGTTCATCGGCTTCCAGCAAAAGCAGATTTACTGGATTATCGCCGGGCTATTCCTCATGTTTCTCGTAAGCATGGTGAACTATCAAGCCCTGCTCGAGAACGTTCACTGGTTCTACGGCGCCTCAATATTGTCGTTAGTAGCTGTGGCTGTCATTGGTGCCCGCGTGCTTGGCGCCAAGCGCTGGATCAAGCTGCCCGGAGGTCAGCACTTCCAGCCCTCGGAATGGATCAAGATCGTGCTCATTTTGGCTCTGGCCAAGTACTTCTCCGACTTGGCAGGGCGGGAAGTCACGCTGCGAGACATCGTGAAGTCGTTCCTGATCGCCGGAATTCCGATGGCGATGGTGCTCAAACAGCCGGATCTTGGAACGGCGCTCACCTATGTTCCAGTCTTGATTTGCGCACTTTTCCTTGGCGGCATCAAGGTTAAGCATGCTGTCGGCATCCTGTTACTCGGAACCGTGATGATTTATCCGGTGTGGCGTTGGGGCCTTAAGCCATACCAGAAAGCCCGTTTAACCAGTTTTAGCGAGCCAGAAGCCGATCCGCGGGGTTCGGGGTACCAGATTCAGCAGTCGCTCATCGCCGTAGGTTCGGGTGGACTGACCGGTAAGGGGGCGTTGAAGGGTAGCCAGACGCAGGGGGCATTCATTCCGATTCCCTACACCGACTTCATCTTCGCTGCCTATGCCGAGGAGCACGGCTTTGTAGGTTGTTTGATCGTCCTGCTGCTATACTTCATCGTGTTGATGCGTTTGATTCAGAACGCACAAACCGCACCCGACCGGGCTGGAACTCTGATAATTATGGGAGTAGTAGCGGTCCTGGTCTTTCATATTCTCGTCAACGTGGGCATGGTTGTTGGCTTTATGCCTGTTACAGGCATCCCATTACCGTTGATGAGCTATGGCGGATCGTCAGTCTTGTTCACGTTTTTAGCCCTGGGCATCGTGAATAACATCCGAATGCGTAGATTCGTGAACTAG
- the mrdA gene encoding penicillin-binding protein 2 produces MYDRDDKIPSIKLASVQYVILLVIAILVVRLWNLQVRGSERYLSLADQNRIRKVPILAPRGKIYDREGRILVDNYPSVSALLIREQVPKDNAADITKIATGLHMREDDIRDRLRRMADNQSAPFLLKDDITPDEQAFIEAHRDELPELETIMVHRRLYPKNGFLAHLIGYVGEVSDEDLNSAQYEAYQPGAVVGKSGVEQFYNEILIGKDGSRRALVNSHGKEVGRLSTDPAIAGHSLKLTIDLDIQMAAEQALEGHNGAVIAMDPHTGEILAMVSRPTFDPNAFSVRITNKEWNALISDPAKPLLNKAIQAQLAPGSVFKVIMSVAGVQENIAQTMHVHCSGSAVFYGHRFGCWVPSGHGNVELPKAIYQSCDVFFYTLAEKLGIDRISKYARQFGLGQKTGIDLPQEVAGVMPSEEWKAKLFKQKWFAGETISVGIGQGAVATTPVQLARALGGIASGGRLVQPHVAFPDDLPSQYVEVARRDKQVQRVDIRQQDWLTITDAMAEVVNVGGSAPSAHLPGIDFAGKTGSAQLVSLAKRKALGAKGDQFKQNGWFVGLTPRRNPDIVVAILFEGGEHGRLAARLVAPIIKAFVDKQRRVRHDENYAAVDKNGHPIELTGIWSDGKAEDGVSDRMQAGTLELVTDRSAGRPRPAKSLAIEDQKNLPLPKLRGASMPSPGGSARRSAINLASVH; encoded by the coding sequence ATGTACGATCGCGACGATAAGATCCCGTCAATCAAACTGGCCTCGGTCCAGTATGTGATTCTGCTCGTCATCGCGATTCTGGTTGTTCGTCTGTGGAATCTCCAGGTGCGTGGCAGTGAACGATATCTCAGTCTTGCCGATCAGAACCGCATCCGCAAAGTGCCCATACTCGCTCCGCGAGGCAAGATCTACGATCGCGAAGGCCGCATCCTTGTCGATAACTATCCTTCTGTTTCCGCCCTGCTAATTCGCGAGCAGGTGCCGAAAGACAACGCCGCCGACATCACGAAAATCGCCACGGGACTGCATATGCGCGAGGATGACATTCGGGACCGACTACGGCGCATGGCAGACAATCAGAGCGCTCCATTCCTTCTCAAGGACGACATCACACCGGATGAGCAAGCGTTCATTGAAGCCCATCGCGATGAACTGCCTGAACTCGAGACGATTATGGTGCATCGCCGTCTTTATCCCAAAAACGGATTCCTGGCGCACCTGATCGGCTACGTGGGCGAAGTAAGTGACGAAGATCTGAATTCGGCGCAGTACGAGGCCTATCAGCCAGGTGCTGTTGTAGGAAAGAGTGGCGTCGAACAGTTCTATAACGAGATTCTCATCGGGAAGGACGGATCGCGCCGTGCTTTGGTGAACAGCCATGGGAAAGAAGTGGGGAGGCTGAGCACGGATCCGGCAATAGCGGGTCACTCACTCAAGCTGACCATCGATCTCGACATCCAGATGGCTGCGGAGCAGGCTCTCGAAGGCCATAATGGCGCCGTGATTGCGATGGATCCGCACACGGGTGAGATTCTCGCAATGGTGAGCAGGCCGACGTTCGATCCCAACGCGTTCTCAGTTCGCATCACCAACAAGGAATGGAATGCCCTCATCTCGGATCCGGCCAAGCCGCTTCTGAACAAGGCCATTCAGGCACAGCTTGCGCCGGGATCGGTGTTCAAGGTCATCATGTCGGTGGCAGGAGTGCAGGAGAACATTGCGCAAACAATGCACGTGCACTGTAGCGGCAGTGCCGTCTTCTACGGACACCGCTTTGGTTGCTGGGTGCCGAGCGGACACGGCAACGTTGAATTGCCAAAGGCTATTTATCAGTCTTGCGACGTGTTCTTCTATACTCTCGCGGAAAAGCTCGGCATTGACCGCATCTCGAAATATGCGCGGCAATTCGGACTTGGGCAGAAGACGGGCATCGATCTTCCCCAGGAAGTTGCGGGTGTAATGCCGTCGGAGGAGTGGAAGGCGAAGCTCTTCAAGCAAAAGTGGTTCGCCGGTGAGACTATCTCGGTCGGCATCGGACAAGGCGCCGTAGCCACAACGCCGGTGCAGCTCGCGAGGGCCCTTGGAGGCATTGCCAGCGGCGGACGGCTGGTTCAACCTCACGTCGCGTTTCCTGATGATCTTCCGTCGCAGTACGTCGAAGTAGCTAGACGTGACAAGCAGGTACAACGCGTCGATATCCGCCAGCAGGATTGGCTCACCATCACTGACGCGATGGCTGAAGTGGTGAATGTGGGCGGCTCCGCTCCCAGCGCCCACCTGCCGGGAATCGACTTTGCAGGAAAGACCGGTAGCGCGCAGTTAGTCAGTTTGGCGAAGAGGAAAGCGCTCGGTGCCAAGGGCGACCAGTTCAAACAGAACGGCTGGTTCGTGGGGCTAACTCCGAGGCGCAATCCGGACATTGTGGTCGCGATCTTGTTTGAAGGCGGGGAGCATGGAAGGCTAGCCGCTCGATTGGTTGCACCCATCATTAAAGCCTTTGTCGATAAGCAACGCCGTGTACGGCACGACGAGAATTATGCAGCCGTCGACAAGAATGGACACCCTATCGAACTCACCGGCATCTGGAGTGACGGAAAAGCCGAAGATGGCGTCTCCGATCGCATGCAGGCCGGAACTCTGGAGCTCGTAACAGACCGGAGCGCCGGGCGCCCTCGCCCAGCGAAGTCGTTGGCAATCGAAGATCAGAAAAATCTGCCGCTTCCCAAGTTGAGGGGTGCATCGATGCCTTCACCGGGCGGAAGCGCACGGCGCTCCGCTATCAATTTGGCCAGTGTCCACTGA
- the mreD gene encoding rod shape-determining protein MreD → MATITYTSREEIEVHRFSAFATIGIPLLAIFFQVYVSSRFSFLKLFDIPLMVTVFFAVSRRNQLAGMLTGCSIGLVQDALTHLPIGIYGISKTIAGYAASSIGLKVDVDNPGSRFLMMFFFTFLHDGIYFIVSRHLLGIPADWRTLHELSSALANAIVAVPLFALMDRAKQR, encoded by the coding sequence GTGGCCACAATTACTTACACTTCGCGCGAGGAGATAGAGGTCCACAGGTTTAGCGCCTTTGCTACGATCGGCATTCCGCTATTGGCGATCTTCTTTCAGGTTTACGTCTCATCCCGATTCTCGTTTCTGAAGCTGTTTGATATCCCGCTCATGGTTACGGTGTTCTTCGCCGTCTCCCGCCGTAATCAATTGGCGGGAATGCTGACCGGCTGTTCGATTGGCCTGGTGCAGGACGCGCTCACGCATCTTCCCATCGGGATCTATGGGATCTCAAAAACCATCGCGGGATACGCAGCCTCGTCCATCGGCCTCAAGGTGGATGTTGATAATCCCGGTTCGCGCTTCCTCATGATGTTCTTTTTTACTTTCCTGCATGATGGCATCTACTTCATCGTTAGTCGGCACCTGCTGGGGATACCTGCTGACTGGCGCACCCTGCACGAGCTGAGTTCGGCGCTGGCGAATGCCATTGTTGCCGTGCCGCTCTTCGCGCTTATGGATCGAGCGAAGCAGCGCTGA
- the mreC gene encoding rod shape-determining protein MreC, with the protein MENFFTRYRNVTVLLFLLMAQVIVLATQVRRPDTATGESMSLVRAWVVQIFVPGEKAITSIGSGIRNLWTNYIDLRDVRAQNEELKAQLDRLRLEQVSLAEDAGQARRLQALLGFKQKFIAQTVAAQVIGSTGTDRSRAFTIDKGTKDGIKIDMPVITPKGIVGKVYKVFSRSAQVLEINDASSGAGVMLGRSRLRAVMRGTSSGIPEIMHIMADEKIEPGETVVSSGGDQIYPSGLPVGTVQSTAPDPEGGPFMLVRVKPSANLDKVDEVLVITQVSEKEPQYQEGPRPVRAADILAQRLPTVTPKAPDKKGAEPPPTSALYANKTPSTNAVVSAGSPATKKKPAEATPASQSAPVSTNNPGGQPGETPAETRQSTTPAPNGTESPTSEAKKPKAPSTTEPAEPKPTMPAESAQPQENPR; encoded by the coding sequence ATGGAAAACTTCTTCACAAGATACCGGAACGTGACCGTGCTGCTGTTCTTGCTGATGGCACAGGTCATTGTTCTAGCTACGCAAGTTCGTCGCCCGGACACCGCGACGGGAGAGTCCATGTCCCTGGTGCGCGCCTGGGTGGTCCAGATCTTCGTACCGGGTGAAAAGGCAATTACTTCTATAGGGAGCGGTATACGTAATCTTTGGACGAACTACATCGATCTGCGCGATGTTAGGGCGCAAAACGAAGAGTTGAAAGCGCAGCTCGACCGTCTGCGGCTGGAACAGGTGAGTCTCGCTGAGGATGCCGGCCAGGCACGCCGCTTACAGGCGCTGCTTGGTTTCAAACAGAAATTCATTGCCCAGACAGTGGCTGCACAGGTAATTGGAAGCACTGGCACGGACCGTTCGCGCGCATTCACTATCGATAAGGGAACAAAGGATGGCATCAAGATCGACATGCCGGTAATTACTCCTAAAGGCATCGTAGGCAAGGTTTACAAAGTGTTTTCGCGAAGCGCGCAAGTGCTCGAAATCAACGATGCCAGTTCGGGTGCCGGAGTGATGCTGGGACGATCCCGCCTGCGAGCAGTCATGCGGGGAACGTCTTCAGGCATCCCGGAAATCATGCATATCATGGCCGACGAGAAGATTGAGCCGGGCGAGACGGTTGTCTCCTCGGGAGGCGACCAGATTTATCCGTCTGGCCTTCCAGTCGGGACCGTGCAAAGCACCGCCCCAGATCCAGAGGGTGGCCCGTTCATGCTGGTTCGAGTCAAGCCTTCTGCGAATCTTGACAAAGTTGACGAGGTCCTCGTTATCACGCAAGTAAGCGAGAAGGAGCCTCAATACCAAGAGGGACCGCGTCCAGTAAGGGCGGCGGATATTCTTGCACAACGGCTGCCTACGGTGACCCCCAAGGCCCCGGACAAGAAGGGAGCTGAGCCGCCTCCGACCAGTGCCCTTTACGCGAACAAGACACCGTCCACAAATGCGGTAGTCTCCGCAGGGAGCCCTGCGACAAAGAAGAAGCCGGCCGAGGCTACTCCTGCTTCGCAATCAGCGCCCGTTTCGACTAACAATCCTGGTGGCCAACCCGGAGAAACTCCGGCGGAGACAAGGCAAAGTACGACCCCGGCCCCAAATGGAACTGAATCGCCTACCTCAGAGGCGAAAAAGCCTAAAGCGCCGTCTACCACTGAGCCCGCCGAACCTAAACCCACCATGCCCGCTGAAAGCGCGCAACCGCAGGAGAACCCGCGCTAG